TGGCATTTGTCTCGCCGGAGACGAGCTGCGCGTGGGGGCGCGTGAGGGGTAATTTGTCGGAGCTATTTTCAGAGGGTTGGTCGGAATTTAGCTGGCGTGCTAATGGTGTTTGTGTAAACTCAGAAAACCTTGTTCTCAGGCTCCTCGGGGAGTGTGCCTGAGAGCTTaagaaagtagagagagaaataaTTAGATATACAAAAAATTGTCCATCAAATCGCGCCCATTTTCCCAAAATTGTTTTTAGACAAATCTCTGAAGATTGCAAATTCCTTTTCCTCTATCATACTGATATATACCTTTCTAGTTAACATTTGCTTCGTTGCTTCTGCAGGGGTTTGAGCAGGACCAGAATTTTTCAGTTCTGCAGCCCTTTTCTGTCGTTTTTCCTGCAGATGATATCATAAAGCAAAGTGTAAGCTAATTTCATGAGATCTCTAGAGCAACTATTGTGTATGAGAAATTTCACATGCATATTCTATTTCTCTAGAGCTTCCATCCTCTTTGAGCATTATAATATTTTATAACAAGACTAGCTTATACAACACTAAGAAACTAAAAATATCCCTTCTTCCTCATGAAAGGAACACGGAAACAATCTCAAGAGTTTGACCATTAAAAGAGATTGAATGTTTTTGTCTAACTTTAGATTATTGTACCCAAGCCTCGAGTCCTTAGAAATATAAGAGAAACCCACAAGAcatttttcaaatatttattgTGTTTGCATATATCACTTAACAAATATATAAGGAACAAATATCAACTTCTTAACAACCATTGACATCAACAAAGTTACCCTTCTCTATAGTTTCTTAGTTCCTCAATATGACACATAGAGAATCAATTTTCACCAGGAAACAAACTcaagataagttcagaatacaaCCTTTCTTGATTTTGCAACATTATTATTAGCAGCAGCAGAAAGCTTCAGTGCAGCTTGCACATCCTCCGAACAGTTCGCTAAAATGGACTCGTCTGCCTTCTTTGCAGCTAATGCAGCTGCTTGCTTAGCTGCTTGTTCCTATAAATATTGATCAGCAAACTCACTCAGAATAAGGAACGGAAAGGCAGGTGAGGAAGTGAGTACGGACTACTGTTTTGTGATGAGAAAATCGTCGTGAAGATGGACCAAAGGGAGCAAAACACTCTTTGCTTAACCACGACGAACTTGGTAGAAGAGACCAAAGAATCACGAAAAATCCATAAGAAAAACTAAACCGAATTGATCTAGCATAACAAGAGTTCTATTATAATTGCTAATAGTTATATCAAGAACCGACAGTATATTCATTGTACTTCTTAATGTGTTTATAAATCCTACGACCACTATAGGACCTTGTGATCTACATTCCAACTTTACATGGTGTATATGCACATAATTAACTGAATCACCTCATATTCCGGGTTCAGTTTTTCCCAAATTATCTTCACGTAGCGCTTCTCCTCCTCATTGAAAAGATAACCGTTTACCTGACAGTAATGCAGGTACAGAGTAACAGCCACGACAAGTTAGTGAACCAGGAAATACATGCCCACAAATGAGCAACTAAATCCAGTTGGGTAAACTTCAAATCATAGAACACGTTGCAGCACATTCCGTTGAAGCAGCATAGTTTTTCATATAATTTGCTAACAAACTGTTATAACACAGAGTTCGCCTATCATGGGATGATGCTTTCTAAGCAAAGGATGAAAAGTAGGGTCAGTTAGTATCATACTATCATTTGCTAAGTATCATGTGAAGAGGTCTGGCAGGATGAAGTCATCATACTATCATTTGCTAAGTATCATGCGATGAGGTCTGGCAGGATGAAATCCGTCAAAAATCATAGCTTTTGCATCTATGCTGCCATAGGTTTATAAATAAAACTTACAAGGATTGTGACCATCCACTACTAAATGAAAACCAATATACAAGAAGCAGCACACCTCTACATCATCGATATCGAAAAAGTTCCCTGATTCATCATGACCATCAGGACCCATACAATCCGTGCCATGTAATGTATCAAGAGTCACATTATGCACAGCTTTAGCCCCTGAGATTGCCCCTGCATTTGAGAGAAAATAAGTCATTCTACGGTCCTGATCAGAACTCTGTGCCAACATTCTAACTCTGGAAGAAAATAAACATTTACCTATTTGATCAGACCCTGATATCTGCACATTTTTACTCCCGGTCACACTCTGAGTGTTTCCTCCCTTTTCAGGCTGATGATCAACCAAAAGAGAACACAAAGAGAATACATAAGGCACTATTCAGAAAGCTAGAAAATGCCTGCATATTTCCAGTAACCACCAACTAGATTCAAGAATTTGGTACTAGTGGTAATATGGCAGTGCCTATGGAAAGATTTCTCAAAAAGAAATCACATGGAAGGCTGGAAACTTTCTTAAATACCATCTAAAATTAAGAGCTTGATATCAGTGGGAGCAAATGTAGCAGATCCAAAAACAGTCAATTGAAAATTTTCAGAAACTGACTTGTGTCTTTTCCACCAGTCAAAAGCTTTCTTGTAAGCATAAAATTCTACTTCCCAAATACAAGGTAATAATGCTTTTGATAAGTAGCAGCTTCAATGAGTACCTCCAAATACTCAGCGCCATTATTCTTCACCTGATTGGACATGGAAAAATTTGGACCCGCAGGAGCTTCTTTTGCCACTAATCTTTCCCTCTCAGCACGTTGAAAGGCTGGAGGTTCAGATCCTCCATCAAGCCCACCTGAAAGTTTTACAAACTGCAAACACATGCATGAGCATTATATATGATTTAGCAATACTACTGAAAACTTAAAAAGGTAAGGGTACCAAGCAATTACATCACTGTAACAGCTTTCACAGAGACCATGGGCAAAGGGCAGCTTCACACTTCCCTTGTGTTCACATAGCACTTCCATGATCCCAGATCCTTTTGACCCCGAAGAAAGTTGCGGGGCCAGCTTCTCTTCTTTCTCAAGCTCCTCAGCTCTTGTATTGAACTCTTCAATCTAGTTTCAAGTAAGAAGTAATAGTATGAAACTAGGAAAGGAAAATTTTGTATAACAAGCCACTACCACGGATGCAATTTGCAACTCCAACATTA
The Nicotiana sylvestris chromosome 11, ASM39365v2, whole genome shotgun sequence DNA segment above includes these coding regions:
- the LOC104228052 gene encoding uncharacterized protein isoform X5, with amino-acid sequence MKIAVERNFTRGRRKEQVEAACVYIICREVNKPFLLIDFSDYLRINVYILGAVFLQLCKFLSLENRPFVQKPVDPSLFIHRFTDRLFGGRKPNISRTALHIVASMKRDWMQTGRKPSGVCGAALYIAALSHGLSCSKSEIIKVVHICETTLTKRLIEFENTESGSLTIEEFNTRAEELEKEEKLAPQLSSGSKGSGIMEVLCEHKGSVKLPFAHGLCESCYSDFVKLSGGLDGGSEPPAFQRAERERLVAKEAPAGPNFSMSNQVKNNGAEYLEPEKGGNTQSVTGSKNVQISGSDQIGAISGAKAVHNVTLDTLHGTDCMGPDGHDESGNFFDIDDVEVNGYLFNEEEKRYVKIIWEKLNPEYEEQAAKQAAALAAKKADESILANCSEDVQAALKLSAAANNNVAKSRKEKRQKRAAELKNSGPAQTPAEATKQMLTRKRLRSKINFDVLEKLFDDSAIRESKIDHKVDETYEEPYALR